The region TAGTTACGGGTCAGTGGTCTGAGTTATGTTCGAGTTGGTAATCAAAAATACCATAACAAGACTCACCACTAACCTCGATTCTTTTGCCTACCCAATGGTAGGGTTAAATTGCCTATTTATTGAAGGGTAgaatttttcctttctcttttttgtaCCAAAACAAAGTAAAATGTTTGCAGCCTCACTCCACTTATCCAACCCAATTAGCATGCTATAGTGGGATTTCTTGGCATCATATCACCAAAATTCCTTTAATTATTACACACTTTAGTACCTAGCCACAATGTGTCATTTACACATTTTAATGGCTCTTATTGAAAACACACACATTAAGTGGCTTAACTGACACCaagtttttttaacacaatgGTGAAAATGCAATTTAGGTTCCCCCATAATCTCTTTCAATTTCCAAAATAATCTTGACCCAAAGTTATCAATTATTATTCTCTAACTTTaattaattcttcatttattattCGAATATAACTAATGCAATTTAGGTTCCCCCATAATCTCTTTCAATTTCCAAAATAATCTTGACCCAAAGTTATCAATTATTATTCTCTAACTTTaattaattcttcatttattattCGAATATAACTAATTACTTTTTCGAGAAATTTACAACATCAAAAATAACAATATCTTAGTATAATCTTCCTTCGATATGAATTTTGAATATGTTAGGTTCTAAAAAATATTACTCAAAAATCTATCACATTTTGAAGATGTTGGGTTCTAATATATGTTTAGGTTTAGATACTACTGAGTTATAAATTAGCTAAGGTTCTTATTGATGAACGCATGAATTAACATAAAACTGGTTTCATCTTAATATGTTACAATAGTAAAAGCTCACTAGTAAGACATAGAGAAGTAAACAAGCCGAAGTCAAAAGTGTAGATAACTACATATTATAGTGAACATTTTGATGAACACATGAATTAACATAAAACAAGTTTCCTCTTAATATGTTATAGTAGTGAAAGATGATTGGTAAGACACAGAGAAGTAAACAAGCCGAAGTCAAAAATGTAGATAACAACATATTATAGTAAAAAGTAGATTTCAATAGATTAAGCATCAAGCAGGCAAAAGGTCTTCCTCCTTTATGTTAACTGATCACATAAGACACAGTTACTTGTAGTTCTAATAGCATCATTTAATTTTGACGAGTGATCACTCAAAATCGTCGTCGTTGTTAATCCCATCAAGGATGGCTATGAGAGCCACCACGAAAGCATAATCCACATTCGGATATATCGTCACCATAAACTTGTCCTTCCCAAGGAATTCGCTTTCAACACTGCACTTCTTGTGCATCTGCAGTGCTCACACATATAGAACccacacacatatacatatcattattcCTATGTAAATACAATCTTACAAATATTAGTATATCGGTTAAAGCACTTGGgagattatttattattaaattcatcaatttaatctatatactattaaaaagaattaaataaatctaaattgaAAGATAATTAGCATTGCTTtatgcaaaatattttaaattttctttccaattgtaattcatttaaaaaaaattcatttacaaaaccataaaaacatcaaaaaattACTACCTTTGTTAAACaacaaatgatatttttttaaaacaacaaatGTTAACTCATTTGCATTTTgaacttatttgattctttttagtagtacagggactaaattgatccatttaataatagagggatTAATTTGATATAGCCCCAATAATACATGGATCTCCTAAATACTTTCACCTCTATGTATCTATCTATCTATACTATTTTGTTGAGTTGATGTCACTAGTCAACTcaacatgaattgaattaaaaaattacttaaaattccttttttttaattaagctttgaattttaatatattgatatttttgtctttttactattttttatatgaaaatcttaaataaaacaactaaaaatgcaatatctaataattaaataaaaaaaatctaacccATGCCTaagaaatatttaaacataactattttcctatttcacttataactcaattattattttttatacatataattttaattgaaagtgTGACAAAATCTAGTATACTATTATAATGCATTTGATTAAATTTATGTCACTCATCAATTAAACTCTAACTTTTTACTGaatttatcaaaaaattatttattttacaaaacaataaatattatttagagggtatttaaattattttatactttgataaatctctaaaaatatatataagtatatgacCCCTTActcaattttatataaataataacatgaTAACACCTCCtttcttaatcggttcttctctTATCTTATTATTATTCATATCACCACTAGACTCACTCTTCCTATGAGTATTTAATCCATTCTTAGCCTCAATAATAAGTTCTTTCGTTTCTTACTTGAATGCTTAAATAAGGGATGTTACACAAATGTAAactagaaaattttatttaagccaTATCGTAAGTACCAATCATTTGTgtttatatcattatttttattcttaatttttatcTGTATTGTAGTTATCATTCTTATCTTAAAGCTTAACTAAAATTTACTACAAAGACTGTGAATGTTCACTAAaagataataacaaatttagttaaaataaaataatagtaacaatattttgaacattaaaaataacattatctCAATAATTGTTCTATTGAATCTTGTCAATGTCAATTCCTAAAACCATTTTGTTTTATAATTGCATGATAGAAAATATATCTAACAAAGATCTATTCTATTATTTAAACTTCTGAGTAAATTGGTGTTATGAATCGGCCGAACATTAACTTAGTTGAAAAAACCTCTAAAAAgttattaaagttattatttatataaaattattttatacttgTGGTGTGCCATAGTAGAGTATATGTGTAATTAAATCGTAGGAAGAGGGTGTGAAGTACCTGAGCCAAAATAGTGTTACGCTCTCCGGAATAAATGAAACAGGATCTTTCCAGCCAGCTTCCTTCCATTCTGAAATCACAAACATCCTCTTTTGGGTTGGTTGCCAAGAACACATGCAATTTTGTCTTGAGTTGGATCATTGATGATCGCTTCGCTGTGAATATCAGATCTTTTTCTTCCGTGCTTTCCCCCCTGAATACTTGCCACCTATCGTGGACGGTCATTATCTATTAACAAATCAAGGTAGCTAAATTTACATGTAGTGTTAAAATAAAGCTATGTCTGAGAAACTTGAACAACAGAAACCAAACCTTGTGTCGAAGAGTGCAAACGGGATTTCCGGCAGCATCGGTTAAGAGGCGACGGTCATGGATGCTGAAAAATTTGCCTTTGGTTTTGAACATTATGTTGCCATTG is a window of Gossypium hirsutum isolate 1008001.06 chromosome D08, Gossypium_hirsutum_v2.1, whole genome shotgun sequence DNA encoding:
- the LOC107918610 gene encoding protein LURP-one-related 15, which produces MEHVQAYPPPATPSAYPPLATRVSVIGPQYCYPQPIDLVVVRKVLTISEGKFAVTDINGNIMFKTKGKFFSIHDRRLLTDAAGNPVCTLRHKIMTVHDRWQVFRGESTEEKDLIFTAKRSSMIQLKTKLHVFLATNPKEDVCDFRMEGSWLERSCFIYSGERNTILAQMHKKCSVESEFLGKDKFMVTIYPNVDYAFVVALIAILDGINNDDDFE